One window from the genome of Scatophagus argus isolate fScaArg1 chromosome 13, fScaArg1.pri, whole genome shotgun sequence encodes:
- the dsc2l gene encoding desmocollin 2 like has product MANVLMFNICLVLMLACVESCFIPDYLYVTVPQTIQAGYQITKVEVADCDTKSLHLTLTDPSFIIKSNGEIVALTSVSVATSGRTFSVRARDSSGLDSEMEVHLVRSAVQKREHKGEGFLKRSKRRWSPPPFNILENDVGPYPKDIETIVSDSASKYDVYYTFSGPGFNEHPVGVFTLNRQTGMLTVHKPVDREEFPSFTLVTKVFDKATNQPTDDPLPITIIVDDVNDNAPTFKGPIQCTVPEKSSVGTVVGMVNATDRDQAGTLHVKIRYALLDGLDLFSIDSATGVISTVTDTLDREKKDKYLVTVQIKDMNGAVNGLSNTGTATISLADINDNPPTFTKTSYEVNVNENENEKLILRIPVEDKDLINTPNWISKFVITEGNENGNFRIDTDPKTNEGLLYVSKALNYEQTKNLKLKIMALNEAELVGTTAQWLSIPVDVTVTNIDEGPEFTAPSIRLTVKENTPNGTVIGTYTAVDPETKSSNGINYYKATDPASWINVDKNTGELRVANTIDRESQFVQDGIYNITVKAVDASSKTGTGTVIIVVEDVNDNVPVIPGEMVMCEKEGELGSVLVVAEDKDDSPFSSPFSFSLPDDHDGKWSVTRFNDTAATLKQLKELPTGIHDVPVEVTDLQGFGKKQTVKVRICQCRNGACLAKESSVSLGALALLAMLLPLALLLLLCILLALFCVTKNEKMEIEDLGDSGGILLKSNTEAPGEEVDSSLITIPTTGIEQGVKGSTKGSFVNAGWPGNKSSSTIGVHSVRDNEMYKTGVVTTDAQEYYSGQYDSQYGGQQFTGSHLVGSGVDFDSRYLSQNAAHLQTWQTNGRYLQQKLSFMGTEDNKRYADDIVHSYGFEGVGSTAGSVGCCSDYGDNENLDFLNTLGPKFKTLADVCRKS; this is encoded by the exons ATGGCgaatgttttaatgttcaaCATCTGCCTGGTGTTG ATGCTGGCCTGTGTGGAGTCGTGTTTTATCCCGGACTATCTGTACGTAACCGTGCCACAAACTATCCAGGCCGGATACCAAATCACTAAAG TCGAAGTTGCCGACTGTGACACCAAGTCACTACACTTAACTCTGACGGACCCGAGTTTTATAATTAAGAGCAATGGAGAAATTGTAGCTTTGACTTCGGTGTCCGTGGCAACAAGCGGGCGGACATTTTCTGTGAGGGCTCGGGACAGCAGCGGACTGGACAGTGAGATGGAAGTGCACCTTGTCCGCAGTGCGGTGCAGAAAAGAGAG CACAAAGGTGAAGGCTTCCTGAAGAGGTCCAAGAGACGTTGGAGTCCCCCACCATTCAACATATTGGAAAATGATGTGGGACCTTATCCTAAAGACATTGAAACG ATCGTATCAGACTCGGCATCCAAGTACGATGTGTACTACACCTTCAGTGGACCTGGTTTCAATGAGCATCCAGTGGGAGTGTTCACTCTTAACCGGCAAACCGGGATGTTAACTGTGCACAAGCCAGTTGATCGTGAGGAGTTCCCGTCGTTTACT TTGGTCACCAAAGTTTTCGACAAAGCAACAAATCAGCCCACAGACGACCCATTACCCATCACCATAATCGTAGATGACGTGAATGACAACGCTCCGACATTCAAAGGCCCAATTCAGTGTACTGTGCCTGAGAAAAGCAGCGTAG GTACAGTGGTTGGGATGGTGAACGCTACAGACAGAGACCAAGCGGGGACCTTGCACGTCAAGATCAGGTATGCTCTCTTGGATGGACTGGATCTGTTTTCCATCGACTCAGCGACCGGTGTCATCAGCACAGTCACTGACACCCTGGACAGAGAG aAAAAAGACAAGTATCTGGTGACAGTACAAATCAAAGATATGAACGGTGCAGTAAATGGTCTGTCCAACACGGGGACAGCAACCATTAGTCTGGCTGATATCAACGACAACCCGCCAACTTTTACAAAGACGTCT TATGAAGTCAACgtcaatgaaaatgaaaatgaaaaacttatCCTCAGAATTCCCGTCGAAGATAAGGATTTAATAAACACGCCAAACTGGATTTCTAAGTTCGTCATCactgaaggaaatgaaaatggaaatttcaGGATTGATACGGACCCCAAAACAAACGAGGGGCTTCTGTATGTCTCAAAG GCCTTAAATTATGAGCAGACCAAAAACTTGAAGCTTAAGATCATGGCGCTTAATGAAGCCGAACTGGTTGGCACCACGGCCCAGTGGCTCTCCATCCCTGTGGATGTCACCGTCACCAACATTGATGAGGGTCCAGAGTTCACAGCTCCTTCCATCCGCTTGACTGTCAAAGAGAACACGCCGAACGGCACAGTGATAGGAACTTACACTGCTGTAGATCCCGAGACCAAAAGCAGCAACGGCATCAA TTATTACAAGGCCACAGACCCAGCCTCCTGGATCAATGTCGACAAAAATACCGGAGAGCTGAGGGTTGCAAACACAATCGACAGAGAGTCACAGTTCGTCCAGGATGGAATTTACAACATCACTGTGAAAGCTGTTGATGCTA GCTCCAAGACAGGCACAGGAACGGTCATCATTGTGGTGGAGGATGTCAACGATAACGTGCCAGTAATCCCTGGGGAGATGGTCATGTGTGAGAAGGAAGGGGAGCTCGGCTCTGTGCTGGTGGTGGCTGAAGACAAGGACGATTCTCCCTTTTCTTCCCCCTTCAGCTTTAGTTTGCCAGATGACCATGATGGCAAATGGTCTGTGACAAGATTTAATG ACACAGCAGCTACGTTGAAGCAGCTCAAAGAGCTTCCTACAGGGATACACGATGTTCCCGTCGAAGTTACAGATCTGCAGGGCTTTGGTAAAAAACAGACGGTGAAAGTCAGGATCTGCCAGTGCAGGAATGGAGCCTGCTTGGCCAAGGAAAGCTCTGTGTCATTGGGGGCACTGGCTTTACTGGCTATGCTGTTGCCTCTGGCCCTCCTCCTACTGCTCT GCATACTGCTTGCCCTTTTCTGTGTGACAAAGAACGAGAAGATGGAAATTGAGGATCTCGGAGACAGTGGTGGAATCTTGCTCAAATCAAACACTGAGGCCCCAGGGGAAGAAGTG gattCAAGTCTCATCACGATTCCCACCACTGGGATTGAACAAGGAGTGAAGGGCTCGACCAAAGGTTCCTTTGTGAATGCAGGATGGCCAGGGAACAAGAGCTCCAGCACAATCGGAGTCCACAGCGTACGTGACAATGAGATGTATAAGACTGGCGTTGTCACTACCGATGCTCAGGAATACTATTCTGGCCAGTATGATAGCCAGTATGGAGGGCAGCAATTCACCGGAAGTCACCTTGTCGGTAGCGGTGTGGACTTTGACAGCAGGTACCTCTCTCAGAACGCCGCTCATCTTCAGACCTGGCAAACAAATGGACGCTATCTACAGCAG AAGCTGAGCTTCATGGGAACAGAGGACAACAAACGGTACGCGGACGACATTGTCCACTCCTACGGGTTCGAGGGGGTCGGCTCCACAGCCGGCTCCGTCGGATGCTGCAGTGACTACGGCGACAACGAGAACCTTGACTTCCTAAACACACTTGGACCAAAGTTCAAAACTCTAGCAGATGTCTGCAGAAAGTCATGA